The Brevibacillus brevis genome contains a region encoding:
- a CDS encoding integrase: protein MDCNLNAFHQKWAEDLFFSYVDFVRGSGVGSDTVKRYTSKARIVFQRVDNELGKPGELTEEWFARTLSELAHQRGIGKSLRIFLEQQNILSVVTQDAQLEKQISSALDRCPKGYRRLLEVYCNDRKKLRQRQISNNERKPLSLKTILSDLTIFNRFVYWVVEFYPEVSSWDLVQEHHVHTFLLTLTQRHREIVRKDLHMLFRFAKKKRLIVHVPIMDFPARELPANEAHFLTLEEQVHIAQTISSKAIEDPVGSILSSFCLFHGLSSEQIRMITIADVDLDCKKINILGRPALFLAAEDLGLLNEYAKYRAEIRNSSQKKYLFLSKDNSGLYEDKPVSKKFVLDKVRTLTGYTPKTLRITCFNAIAAEFGSQMLIDAFGLSMTQSARYGKFEEYLLEEEIGNQRK from the coding sequence ATGGACTGTAATCTAAACGCTTTTCATCAAAAATGGGCTGAAGACTTGTTTTTTAGCTATGTTGACTTCGTACGGGGTTCTGGAGTTGGATCTGATACGGTCAAACGATATACCTCTAAGGCCAGAATCGTTTTTCAGAGGGTTGATAATGAGTTAGGAAAACCCGGTGAGCTGACAGAGGAATGGTTTGCCCGAACTCTTAGTGAACTGGCACATCAAAGAGGTATAGGAAAGAGCTTACGAATTTTTCTGGAGCAACAAAATATCCTTTCAGTCGTTACACAAGATGCTCAACTCGAAAAGCAAATTAGTAGCGCATTAGATAGATGCCCGAAGGGATATCGCCGCCTCTTAGAAGTGTACTGTAATGATCGGAAGAAGCTAAGGCAAAGGCAGATAAGTAACAACGAGAGGAAGCCACTATCTCTTAAAACAATTCTGAGTGACCTTACTATATTCAATCGTTTTGTATATTGGGTAGTTGAATTTTACCCAGAGGTTAGTTCTTGGGACCTTGTACAGGAGCATCATGTCCACACATTCTTGTTAACACTTACTCAGAGGCACCGGGAGATAGTTCGAAAAGATCTCCACATGCTGTTCAGGTTTGCGAAAAAGAAGAGACTGATCGTTCATGTACCAATCATGGATTTCCCTGCAAGAGAGCTGCCTGCAAACGAGGCACATTTTTTAACGTTAGAAGAGCAGGTTCATATTGCTCAGACCATAAGTTCAAAGGCAATTGAAGATCCGGTGGGTAGTATACTGAGCAGCTTTTGCTTATTTCATGGCTTAAGTAGTGAACAGATAAGAATGATCACTATTGCTGATGTTGATTTGGATTGTAAGAAGATCAATATACTTGGAAGGCCGGCTTTGTTCTTAGCGGCCGAAGATTTAGGCCTCTTAAACGAATATGCTAAGTACCGTGCTGAGATAAGAAACTCATCGCAAAAAAAGTATCTATTTCTTAGCAAGGATAATAGCGGGTTATATGAGGACAAACCAGTAAGTAAAAAATTCGTATTGGATAAGGTCAGGACCCTCACGGGTTACACTCCTAAAACACTGCGGATAACCTGTTTCAATGCAATTGCAGCTGAATTTGGATCACAAATGTTAATCGATGCATTCGGGTTGTCGATGACCCAATCAGCACGCTATGGAAAGTTTGAGGAATATTTGCTGGAAGAAGAAATAGGAAATCAGCGGAAATAG
- a CDS encoding helix-turn-helix domain-containing protein yields the protein MALEWRLRKVMADRGIWSGSELGRLLKAKTGYSLSAPAISGLMTGEPKQVKAETMDALCTVLECSPSDLWKHTPTFIKSEGTKITLSKAVNDSMIDKLPPI from the coding sequence ATGGCTCTGGAATGGAGACTGAGGAAGGTAATGGCTGATCGGGGTATTTGGTCAGGGTCTGAACTCGGAAGATTATTGAAGGCAAAAACGGGATATAGTCTTTCTGCTCCAGCAATTAGTGGCCTTATGACTGGCGAACCAAAGCAGGTAAAGGCTGAGACAATGGACGCACTATGTACAGTTTTGGAGTGCTCGCCGAGCGATCTGTGGAAGCACACCCCGACTTTCATTAAATCAGAAGGTACCAAAATCACTTTATCCAAAGCTGTGAACGATTCAATGATAGATAAGCTTCCGCCAATTTAA